One Lentimicrobiaceae bacterium genomic window carries:
- a CDS encoding TolC family protein, with protein MRKIFAIILMMSVSLCFQLTVYGQSKTRQLSLQDVISIAQKQSPDALTTTHRFRSSYWQFRNYKAGLMPSLTFDATLPSLSRSIEKITTPDGDAFYERNQASYSAGLSLTKNIGLTGGQIFLNSDLQRIDLFSDSTRTSYLSSPLNIGLRQPIFNYNPYKWLKKTEPMRYSEAEKKYLEDIEQVSITASNLFFSLLDAQIRLKIQQTNMANNDTLYQIARGRFNIGTIAENELLQIELSLLNARSSVESANLDVEMKMFNLRSYLRIPEGEAIELIAPGAPAATTVDAQLAIAEARENRASMVAFERRLIEAESQVNKARTENRFNANLFAIYGLTQSTADFKEVYRNPQEQQRLEVGIQVPILDWGLTRGKIKLAESDRELVRTAVQQEQIDFEQEIFLKVMQFNMQRNQLAIAAKSDTVALKRYEVTKQRYLIGKIGIIDLNIAQTEKDNARQGYIASLAEYWRSYYELRKLTLYDFPAKRRITFSFDEIPDIQ; from the coding sequence ATGAGAAAGATATTTGCAATTATTTTAATGATGTCAGTAAGTCTGTGTTTTCAGCTGACGGTTTACGGGCAGTCAAAAACCAGACAATTGAGTTTGCAGGATGTTATCTCCATTGCTCAAAAGCAATCGCCTGACGCGTTAACAACGACCCATCGTTTCCGTAGCAGTTACTGGCAATTCCGCAACTACAAGGCAGGATTAATGCCCTCGCTTACATTTGATGCTACCTTGCCCAGCCTTAGCCGTAGCATTGAGAAAATTACCACGCCCGATGGTGATGCATTTTATGAACGTAATCAGGCAAGTTACTCTGCCGGCCTCTCGCTTACCAAAAATATCGGTCTTACCGGAGGGCAAATCTTTTTAAATTCTGATTTACAGCGAATAGACCTTTTTAGTGACAGCACCAGAACTTCTTATTTGTCATCTCCCCTGAATATAGGGTTACGGCAGCCCATTTTTAATTATAATCCTTATAAATGGCTGAAGAAGACTGAACCCATGCGCTATAGTGAAGCCGAAAAAAAATACCTGGAAGATATTGAGCAGGTTTCTATTACAGCTTCTAACCTTTTCTTCAGCCTGCTTGATGCCCAGATACGCTTAAAAATTCAGCAGACCAATATGGCAAATAACGACACCTTGTATCAAATTGCCCGCGGTCGTTTTAATATTGGAACTATTGCTGAAAATGAACTGTTGCAAATTGAGCTAAGTTTGCTCAATGCCCGGTCGTCGGTTGAGAGTGCCAATCTGGACGTCGAAATGAAAATGTTTAACCTTCGATCATATTTGCGGATTCCTGAGGGCGAGGCTATTGAGCTGATTGCGCCCGGAGCCCCGGCAGCCACTACTGTTGATGCCCAGTTGGCTATCGCTGAAGCCCGTGAAAACCGTGCTTCAATGGTTGCTTTTGAAAGACGGTTGATTGAAGCTGAAAGTCAGGTTAATAAAGCCAGAACCGAAAACCGCTTCAATGCAAATTTGTTTGCAATTTATGGCCTCACACAAAGTACTGCTGATTTTAAGGAGGTTTACCGGAATCCTCAGGAGCAACAGCGCCTCGAAGTTGGTATTCAGGTCCCGATTTTGGACTGGGGGCTCACGCGAGGCAAAATTAAACTTGCCGAATCAGATCGTGAATTGGTGCGGACTGCCGTTCAGCAGGAGCAGATTGACTTCGAACAGGAGATTTTTTTGAAAGTGATGCAGTTTAATATGCAGCGAAATCAGTTGGCTATTGCTGCTAAAAGTGATACTGTTGCCCTTAAACGCTATGAAGTTACCAAGCAGCGGTATCTCATTGGCAAAATCGGAATTATAGATTTAAATATTGCCCAAACCGAAAAAGACAATGCCCGGCAAGGGTATATAGCTTCTTTGGCTGAATACTGGAGAAGTTATTACGAGTTGCGCAAACTTACCCTCTATGATTTCCCGGCTAAACGCAGAATTACTTTTAGTTTTGATGAAATTCCCGACATACAGTAA
- a CDS encoding efflux RND transporter periplasmic adaptor subunit, with product MKAFSTQNKKLWFLLPAIVIALAASWYYFAGRSKSGPGLTTKVEYGDFNINVTTTGELEALSSENILGPTGLREVRIWQVQISDIIAEGTLVDSGQYVATLDRTEITNRMKDLESEVEKLESQFIKTKLDTSMDLRAAREELVNMNYALEEKQITVEQSIYEPPATQRQAKLDLEKAQRAFQQAQKNYKLKLEKARANMQEVSASFSQEQRRLEQIREVLKGFTITAPKAGMLIYKRNWDGTKMGIGATMSSWDNIVATLPNLKEMISKTYVNEIDISKLKTGQKAEISVDAFPERKYTGIVTEVANIGEQMRNSNAKVFEVKIRVHEFDSILRPAMTTKNIISTSIIPRSLYLPIECIHTTDSITFVYLPGSTRQQIKTGLTNENQIIVTEGLKQGDEVYLSPPENSSEWRLKKL from the coding sequence ATGAAGGCTTTTTCTACGCAGAACAAGAAATTATGGTTTTTACTACCGGCAATCGTCATTGCGTTAGCGGCAAGCTGGTATTATTTTGCCGGCAGAAGTAAGAGCGGCCCCGGCCTTACAACCAAAGTGGAATATGGTGATTTTAACATCAACGTAACGACCACCGGAGAGCTTGAAGCGTTGAGTTCAGAGAATATTCTGGGGCCTACCGGTTTGCGGGAGGTTAGAATCTGGCAGGTGCAAATCAGCGATATTATTGCCGAAGGAACATTGGTAGATTCGGGCCAGTATGTAGCTACACTTGACAGGACTGAAATTACCAACCGCATGAAGGATCTTGAAAGTGAGGTGGAAAAGCTTGAATCACAGTTTATTAAAACTAAACTTGATACCTCAATGGATCTCAGGGCTGCCCGTGAAGAGCTCGTGAATATGAATTATGCTTTGGAAGAAAAGCAAATTACGGTGGAACAATCTATTTATGAACCTCCTGCAACCCAGCGTCAGGCCAAACTCGATTTGGAAAAAGCACAGCGTGCTTTTCAACAGGCTCAAAAAAATTATAAACTGAAACTCGAAAAAGCCCGCGCCAACATGCAGGAAGTTTCAGCTTCTTTTAGTCAGGAGCAACGCCGACTTGAACAGATACGTGAAGTGCTCAAAGGATTTACCATTACTGCTCCCAAGGCTGGCATGCTTATATACAAACGCAACTGGGATGGAACAAAAATGGGTATTGGTGCCACCATGAGTTCATGGGATAATATTGTGGCTACCCTTCCCAATCTCAAAGAGATGATTTCAAAAACCTATGTAAATGAAATAGATATCAGTAAATTAAAAACCGGGCAGAAGGCAGAAATTAGTGTAGATGCCTTCCCTGAAAGAAAATATACCGGAATTGTTACCGAAGTTGCCAATATTGGTGAGCAAATGCGCAATTCAAATGCCAAAGTTTTTGAAGTAAAAATCAGGGTTCATGAATTTGACTCCATTCTTCGCCCGGCTATGACAACCAAAAATATCATCAGCACATCCATAATTCCGCGTTCACTTTATTTGCCTATTGAGTGCATTCATACTACTGACAGCATTACGTTTGTTTACCTTCCGGGCTCTACGCGTCAACAAATAAAAACAGGCCTGACCAATGAAAATCAGATTATTGTTACTGAAGGTTTGAAACAGGGAGATGAAGTTTATTTGTCGCCACCTGAAAACTCTTCTGAATGGCGTTTAAAGAAACTTTAA
- a CDS encoding MoxR family ATPase → MIQYKSDVEAIDAFVQKYKVLTHEIGKVIVGQDDVIKGVLICIFSKGHALLVGVPGLAKTLLVNTIARSLGLSYSRIQFTPDLMPTDILGTEILDENRRFRFLKGPVFANIILADEINRTPPKTQSALLEAMQEKAVTVAGESHKLTEPFFVLATQNPIEQEGTYPLPEAQLDRFMFNIWLDYPSFEQEIDVVKNTTTEKSAEPQVVISGEEIIYFQNLIRRIPVPDNVYNYAVQVASRTRPGTKSAHPWANQYLTWGAGPRASQYLIIGAKCHAAINGKYSPDMEDVQAVATSILRHRIVRNYKAEAEGISVKMIVDEMLKQ, encoded by the coding sequence ATGATACAATATAAGTCTGATGTTGAAGCAATTGACGCTTTTGTCCAGAAATACAAAGTGTTGACACACGAAATAGGTAAAGTTATTGTTGGGCAGGATGATGTCATCAAAGGTGTGCTTATATGCATTTTTAGCAAAGGCCATGCTTTGCTGGTTGGTGTACCGGGTCTGGCCAAAACCCTGCTGGTAAATACCATTGCCCGTTCTCTCGGATTATCGTACAGCCGCATTCAGTTTACGCCTGATCTTATGCCTACTGATATTCTGGGTACTGAAATTCTGGATGAGAACAGACGCTTCAGATTTCTGAAAGGCCCTGTTTTTGCCAACATTATTTTGGCCGACGAAATTAACCGTACGCCACCCAAAACCCAATCAGCGCTGCTTGAAGCTATGCAGGAAAAGGCTGTTACGGTTGCCGGTGAATCGCATAAACTAACGGAGCCATTTTTTGTTTTGGCCACCCAGAATCCGATTGAGCAGGAAGGGACTTATCCTTTACCTGAAGCGCAGCTTGACAGGTTTATGTTTAACATCTGGCTTGATTATCCCTCGTTTGAGCAGGAAATTGATGTGGTTAAAAATACAACTACCGAAAAATCAGCAGAGCCTCAGGTTGTTATTTCAGGTGAAGAAATTATCTATTTCCAAAACCTCATCCGGCGTATTCCTGTTCCTGATAACGTTTATAATTATGCGGTTCAGGTTGCATCCCGCACGCGTCCGGGTACAAAGTCTGCCCATCCATGGGCCAATCAATACCTTACCTGGGGTGCCGGCCCCCGCGCTTCGCAGTATCTCATTATCGGGGCGAAATGTCATGCAGCTATCAATGGTAAGTATTCTCCCGATATGGAGGATGTTCAGGCAGTGGCAACCAGTATTTTACGCCACCGGATTGTTAGAAATTATAAGGCTGAAGCTGAAGGAATTAGCGTGAAAATGATTGTAGACGAAATGCTGAAACAATAA
- a CDS encoding alpha-ketoglutarate-dependent dioxygenase AlkB, whose amino-acid sequence MSFEQIPLKQGLMYHIPDFIGKSASFDFIQQLKQEIKWKQETLRFFGKSLLTPRLTAWYGDEGMSYSYSGLKLSPNIWTPALLEIKNMTEFATNCRFNSVLLNWYRNGNDSMGWHSDDEKELGLNPVIASVSLGAERIFRVREKLNHKNSFGIKLNNGSLLLMAGELQHHWQHCLPRSAKSQGDRINLTFRMIVA is encoded by the coding sequence ATGAGTTTTGAACAGATTCCTTTAAAACAGGGCTTGATGTATCATATCCCTGATTTTATAGGTAAATCAGCTTCGTTTGACTTTATTCAACAACTGAAACAGGAGATCAAATGGAAGCAGGAGACATTAAGATTTTTTGGTAAATCATTGCTTACACCCCGCCTCACTGCCTGGTATGGCGACGAGGGAATGAGCTATAGCTATTCAGGACTAAAACTGAGTCCCAATATATGGACACCGGCTTTGCTTGAAATTAAAAACATGACGGAATTTGCCACAAATTGCCGGTTTAATTCAGTGTTGCTCAATTGGTATCGCAACGGAAACGACAGCATGGGGTGGCATTCCGACGATGAAAAGGAATTAGGCCTGAATCCTGTAATTGCAAGTGTTAGCCTGGGGGCCGAAAGAATATTCAGGGTTCGCGAAAAGTTGAATCATAAAAACAGTTTTGGTATTAAGCTCAATAACGGAAGTTTATTGCTGATGGCAGGAGAATTGCAGCACCACTGGCAGCATTGCCTGCCCCGTTCGGCCAAAAGTCAGGGCGACAGGATTAATTTAACTTTCAGAATGATTGTTGCTTAG
- a CDS encoding transporter substrate-binding domain-containing protein → MKKTTLRLLCTLTLLLLFLTQCSEKTDNSYRFRFKFISENYKPLNFIENAQPAGLAPELLKQICGNLDIPFEVTFLDWEQAYNQAQTTDNAVLFTTILNADRQDLFKWAGPFASLDWMFYSSSSNYITVNTMDDARSVAAIGVIRDYSIEQFLISEGFTNLVYCDNNIDAFDKLLKGEIDLFPSDKITAEAALESLGQSIYKVTGQLTIRTDLLYFAFNKSIPDDVVADFQREINLLKENGSLRTLYRKYMQSSDVPGTLQIYTEQYPPLTFRNNQGDLTGFGVDVASEIMKRNQIFADIRLTLWSNAYELALHNPDFCLFTMDRTPARDTLFQWVGPIGTNTTFFYVKNGSGITISSIDDARNLASVGTVSFWFSDQYLREQGFTNLVSDSDPKIMTEKLMLGEIDAFVCTSVTFPDILKDLGYEYAQVQPAFSLLSSDYYIAFSKNTPVSMVNLWQSTFESLKQDGTYQAIQHKWFP, encoded by the coding sequence ATGAAAAAAACTACCTTGCGTCTGCTGTGCACATTAACTTTATTACTGCTCTTTCTTACTCAATGCAGCGAAAAAACCGACAATAGCTACCGATTCCGATTCAAGTTTATTTCTGAGAATTATAAACCCCTTAATTTTATTGAGAATGCTCAGCCAGCCGGATTGGCTCCTGAACTGCTAAAGCAGATTTGCGGAAACCTTGATATACCGTTTGAAGTTACTTTTCTCGACTGGGAACAAGCTTACAATCAGGCACAAACGACAGATAATGCCGTGTTGTTTACCACTATTCTGAATGCTGATCGACAAGATCTTTTTAAATGGGCAGGGCCTTTTGCTTCTCTCGACTGGATGTTTTATTCTTCATCGTCAAATTATATAACTGTTAATACGATGGATGATGCCCGCAGTGTTGCAGCAATTGGGGTAATCAGGGATTATTCAATAGAACAGTTTTTGATTTCTGAAGGCTTTACCAACCTGGTTTATTGTGACAACAATATTGATGCCTTTGATAAGTTGCTCAAAGGGGAAATAGATCTTTTCCCTTCCGATAAAATTACTGCCGAAGCTGCTCTTGAATCACTGGGACAATCAATTTACAAGGTTACAGGTCAATTGACCATAAGAACAGACTTATTGTATTTTGCATTCAACAAAAGCATTCCGGATGATGTTGTGGCTGATTTTCAAAGAGAAATCAATTTATTGAAAGAGAATGGCAGTCTGAGGACGCTATATCGTAAGTACATGCAGTCATCAGATGTGCCCGGTACTCTTCAGATTTATACTGAGCAATATCCTCCACTCACTTTTAGGAATAACCAGGGTGATTTAACAGGATTTGGTGTTGATGTAGCTTCCGAAATTATGAAGCGCAACCAGATTTTTGCTGATATCAGGCTTACTTTATGGAGCAATGCCTATGAACTGGCTCTGCATAATCCTGATTTTTGTCTTTTTACGATGGATCGGACACCAGCCCGCGATACCCTCTTTCAGTGGGTAGGACCCATTGGAACCAATACAACCTTTTTTTATGTAAAGAATGGCTCAGGCATTACTATTTCTTCTATTGATGATGCCCGCAATTTAGCTTCAGTAGGAACAGTAAGCTTTTGGTTTTCTGATCAGTATCTTCGCGAGCAGGGGTTTACCAACCTTGTTTCTGACAGCGATCCAAAAATTATGACTGAAAAGTTGATGCTGGGTGAAATTGATGCTTTTGTTTGCACAAGCGTTACTTTTCCTGATATCCTGAAAGATCTTGGTTATGAGTACGCGCAGGTACAGCCCGCTTTCTCGCTTTTGTCGTCTGATTATTATATTGCTTTTTCAAAAAATACACCTGTTTCTATGGTGAACCTGTGGCAATCTACATTTGAATCGTTGAAACAGGATGGCACATATCAGGCTATCCAACACAAATGGTTCCCTTAA
- a CDS encoding peptidylprolyl isomerase, whose product MKKTIALLPLVVLSFLSLNTHAQEQVIDEVVAVVGANYILQSDIEAQYIQFRMQGGISDARATRCQILEDLLFQKLMLNQAELDSVEVTDDQIEQTMDARFRYYIQQFGSQEKLEQFYKKPLIQIREEFRSLVKEQLMVDEAQQSVVKDLKVTPSEVRAFFNSMPKDSIPMIDTEYEIAQIVKEPAISKEELDATRERIKTLRDRILKGENFGALAVLYSEDPGSAKKRGEVGFVGRGQLYPEYEAAAFGLKKDEVSDIIKSKAGYHIIQLIERRGDQINTRHILLMPKISDVDIAKASRLLDSVAGLINDKKMTFEDAATKFSDDPGKINGAMMVNQNTGNTRFLANQLDPKVFFAIDKMKVGDVSRPIPMVNDEGKQSLNIFTLISRTQPHRANLKDDYSTIQEWALNKKRADTINKWIADKISKTYFRINENYQDCNFQHSWEVR is encoded by the coding sequence ATGAAAAAAACAATTGCATTATTACCGCTTGTTGTGCTCAGTTTCCTGTCATTGAATACACATGCTCAAGAACAGGTTATTGATGAAGTAGTCGCTGTAGTCGGTGCCAATTATATTCTTCAGTCTGATATTGAAGCACAGTATATCCAGTTCAGGATGCAGGGTGGAATCAGCGACGCCCGGGCTACCCGTTGTCAGATTCTGGAAGATTTGCTTTTTCAGAAACTGATGCTTAATCAGGCTGAGCTTGACAGTGTGGAAGTTACTGACGACCAGATTGAGCAGACCATGGATGCCAGATTCAGATATTATATACAACAATTTGGCTCTCAGGAAAAACTTGAACAGTTTTATAAAAAACCACTGATTCAAATCAGGGAAGAATTTCGCAGCCTGGTGAAGGAACAGTTAATGGTTGACGAAGCTCAACAATCTGTAGTCAAAGATTTGAAAGTGACACCTTCTGAAGTTAGAGCGTTCTTTAACAGCATGCCCAAAGATAGTATTCCAATGATAGATACCGAATACGAAATTGCACAAATTGTGAAGGAGCCGGCTATTAGTAAGGAAGAACTTGATGCTACCCGTGAACGCATTAAAACACTACGCGACCGTATCTTAAAAGGCGAAAATTTTGGAGCTCTGGCGGTGCTTTATTCTGAAGACCCGGGATCAGCCAAGAAAAGGGGAGAAGTTGGGTTTGTTGGCCGCGGTCAATTATATCCCGAATACGAAGCAGCAGCTTTTGGATTGAAAAAAGACGAGGTTTCAGATATAATCAAATCCAAAGCCGGTTATCATATCATTCAATTGATTGAGCGCCGCGGCGACCAGATTAACACCCGTCACATTTTACTGATGCCCAAAATATCAGATGTTGATATCGCTAAGGCATCCCGCCTGCTCGACAGTGTGGCCGGGCTTATCAACGACAAAAAGATGACTTTTGAAGATGCTGCAACAAAATTTTCTGACGACCCTGGCAAAATCAATGGTGCCATGATGGTGAACCAAAATACAGGAAACACGCGGTTTCTGGCCAATCAGCTTGACCCAAAGGTGTTTTTTGCCATTGACAAAATGAAAGTAGGTGATGTTTCTCGTCCAATACCAATGGTGAATGATGAAGGGAAACAGTCTCTGAATATTTTCACCCTTATTTCTAGAACGCAGCCTCACCGTGCTAACCTGAAGGATGATTACAGTACTATCCAGGAATGGGCCCTTAATAAAAAACGCGCCGATACAATCAATAAATGGATTGCTGACAAAATTTCAAAAACCTATTTCAGGATCAATGAAAATTATCAGGATTGCAATTTTCAGCATTCATGGGAGGTGCGGTAA
- a CDS encoding ABC transporter permease has translation MLTALGIIFGVAAVIAMLAIGNGAQKEILDQMKLVGVNNIIIMPKSQSKMEEAAKDDEKGKQAADKFSPGLSLMDARSIQEVIPSVAKVSPEVVYESPLISEGVSTYGKVSGVTPDFFDVFNLSLETGDMFNEEQLRFGKAVCIVGAGLKAKLFPQTSPIGKFVKCGNVWLQVIGVLENRAVSASLSENMGISDYNNQIYAPIQTILLRYRDRSVVTTAMIRGGSTSTVSFGGGMMSFSSSSESDEDASNQIDKIVVQVKETSLINQTSEVIQRMLTRRHAGVEDFEIKVPELLLKQEQRTKDIFNIVLGAIASISLIVGGIGIMNIMLASVMERTKEIGIRMATGATRKDVIFQFLSEATMISISGGIIGIFLGLALARIITELTGILTIVSIASIVISFGVSATVGIIFGYMPAKKAAMQDPVASLRYE, from the coding sequence ATGCTCACTGCGCTGGGCATCATCTTCGGAGTTGCGGCAGTTATTGCTATGTTAGCAATTGGCAATGGCGCACAAAAGGAAATTCTTGACCAGATGAAGCTGGTGGGTGTAAATAATATTATAATTATGCCCAAATCGCAGTCGAAAATGGAAGAAGCTGCCAAAGATGATGAAAAAGGGAAACAAGCGGCAGATAAATTTTCTCCAGGATTATCGCTGATGGATGCACGCAGCATTCAGGAAGTTATTCCATCGGTGGCCAAAGTTAGTCCTGAAGTGGTTTACGAGTCTCCTCTTATTTCCGAAGGCGTTAGTACATATGGAAAAGTAAGTGGAGTAACTCCTGATTTTTTTGATGTGTTTAACCTGTCACTTGAAACCGGCGATATGTTTAACGAAGAGCAGCTGCGATTTGGTAAGGCTGTTTGTATTGTTGGTGCCGGGCTAAAGGCTAAACTTTTTCCACAAACCAGCCCTATTGGCAAATTTGTAAAATGCGGAAATGTATGGCTGCAGGTTATTGGCGTTCTTGAAAACAGGGCCGTTTCAGCTTCGCTTTCCGAAAATATGGGTATTAGTGATTATAACAACCAGATTTATGCCCCTATTCAAACAATCCTCTTACGCTATCGCGACCGTTCGGTTGTAACCACTGCTATGATAAGGGGCGGCAGCACCAGTACCGTTAGTTTTGGCGGAGGAATGATGTCGTTCAGCTCTTCATCTGAAAGTGATGAAGATGCTTCAAATCAGATAGATAAAATTGTGGTACAGGTGAAGGAAACGTCACTCATTAACCAGACTTCAGAAGTAATTCAGCGTATGCTCACCCGAAGACACGCTGGTGTTGAAGATTTTGAAATCAAAGTTCCCGAGCTTCTGTTGAAACAAGAACAGAGAACCAAGGATATTTTCAATATCGTGTTGGGTGCCATCGCTTCCATTTCACTTATTGTTGGAGGAATCGGTATCATGAATATTATGCTGGCTTCTGTGATGGAACGTACCAAAGAAATTGGTATTCGCATGGCTACTGGTGCTACGCGCAAAGATGTGATTTTTCAGTTTTTAAGTGAAGCGACCATGATTAGTATCTCAGGCGGGATAATAGGTATTTTTCTCGGGCTTGCCCTTGCCCGAATTATTACTGAGTTAACAGGAATTCTTACCATAGTTTCTATCGCATCTATTGTTATTTCTTTTGGCGTATCGGCTACTGTGGGTATTATTTTCGGATATATGCCCGCCAAAAAGGCAGCCATGCAGGATCCTGTGGCTTCGTTGAGATATGAATAA